The proteins below come from a single Natrinema sp. SYSU A 869 genomic window:
- a CDS encoding HalX domain-containing protein has translation MVGNPNTILVADDDPSVVTGIRSWLAEDYRIETTTDGDDALAGLDDVDVVLVGQGLRTAAGTAVAAEVERRTATGTTVTLRSGEREDSHNVAGETLVKPLTKADLRETVDCLMRRARYDELMAECTTLAAKRGTVEARSNADDSLECDAEHTALERRLEAVFSELDELVESFDSDDFRAAFETCTVGDANRPRRASELS, from the coding sequence ATGGTTGGTAATCCAAATACAATCCTCGTCGCGGATGACGATCCCAGCGTGGTAACGGGGATACGGTCATGGCTCGCGGAGGACTATCGCATCGAGACGACGACAGACGGCGACGACGCTCTCGCAGGACTGGACGATGTCGATGTCGTACTGGTCGGGCAGGGCCTCCGGACGGCGGCCGGAACCGCCGTTGCAGCGGAGGTCGAGCGCCGAACCGCGACGGGAACAACGGTGACGCTTCGCAGCGGCGAGCGAGAGGATTCTCACAATGTGGCTGGTGAAACACTCGTCAAACCACTCACAAAAGCCGACCTCCGCGAGACCGTCGATTGCCTGATGCGCCGCGCCCGTTACGACGAGTTGATGGCCGAATGCACGACCCTCGCCGCGAAACGCGGCACGGTCGAGGCCCGCTCGAACGCGGACGACTCCCTCGAGTGCGACGCGGAGCACACGGCCCTCGAGCGACGACTCGAGGCGGTGTTTTCGGAGCTGGACGAGCTGGTAGAGTCATTTGACAGCGACGACTTCCGTGCCGCGTTCGAGACGTGTACGGTCGGGGACGCCAATCGGCCCAGGCGGGCCAGCGAACTTTCCTGA
- a CDS encoding permease, giving the protein MAAEQAADGYLFDLYRRYIGEPEDRTDVYVGFGLFLGGIGLAIIGLVLFLWGSTFEARSGIYFAWVGPAYALAMMALPVTMLGIVVLLPSERRMLYTSIAGVAITAGAVAGFLFVYPKDWNGYGADYTVQVVAVYALGLAGITASTGAALIAHYLDMAQQAEVVATKDDEDDDDPEHTDAEIQQDIDDAMDGVELSWGGVEQTEHKRLNFASDDLEEVSIDSDAGTTTTRSSGVETQVAGLKGLKGGETKETTSSSTVDDQTAKLKELREQQRAEELATADDSAVDTVTNPFSGLLERLRKLVKRN; this is encoded by the coding sequence ATGGCAGCGGAACAGGCCGCAGACGGCTATCTCTTCGACCTCTATCGTCGATACATCGGTGAACCGGAGGATCGGACCGACGTCTACGTCGGATTCGGTCTGTTCCTCGGCGGAATTGGGCTGGCGATCATCGGCCTCGTGCTCTTCCTCTGGGGCAGTACGTTCGAGGCGCGATCCGGGATCTACTTCGCGTGGGTCGGCCCCGCGTACGCGCTCGCGATGATGGCACTCCCAGTGACGATGCTCGGAATCGTCGTGCTCTTGCCCTCGGAGCGTCGGATGCTGTACACGTCGATCGCCGGCGTCGCCATCACCGCCGGCGCGGTCGCCGGCTTCCTCTTCGTCTATCCCAAGGACTGGAACGGCTACGGCGCAGATTACACCGTTCAGGTCGTCGCAGTCTATGCCCTCGGGCTCGCCGGCATCACCGCCTCGACGGGTGCGGCACTGATTGCCCACTATCTCGACATGGCACAGCAGGCCGAGGTCGTCGCAACCAAAGACGACGAGGATGACGACGACCCCGAACACACCGATGCTGAGATCCAACAGGACATCGACGATGCGATGGACGGCGTCGAACTCTCGTGGGGCGGCGTCGAGCAAACCGAGCACAAACGACTGAACTTCGCGAGCGACGATCTCGAGGAGGTCAGCATCGACTCCGATGCCGGCACCACGACCACCCGCTCGTCGGGCGTCGAGACACAGGTCGCCGGCCTCAAGGGACTGAAAGGCGGCGAAACGAAAGAGACTACCTCGAGTTCGACAGTCGACGACCAGACGGCGAAACTGAAAGAACTGCGCGAGCAACAGCGTGCAGAGGAACTGGCGACGGCCGACGACAGTGCCGTCGACACCGTGACGAACCCGTTTTCAGGTCTGCTCGAGCGGTTGCGGAAGCTCGTAAAACGGAATTAA
- a CDS encoding zf-TFIIB domain-containing protein: protein MEQCPRCRGAVEEFSLGEVSTVTCPHCGFADVPVEHQPEGEDPESWRDAFNRFYKESAND, encoded by the coding sequence ATGGAGCAGTGTCCGCGGTGTCGGGGTGCCGTCGAAGAATTCTCGCTCGGAGAGGTGTCGACGGTCACGTGCCCTCACTGTGGGTTCGCCGACGTCCCCGTCGAACACCAGCCTGAGGGCGAGGATCCCGAGTCTTGGCGGGACGCGTTCAATCGCTTCTACAAGGAATCGGCTAACGACTAG
- a CDS encoding METTL5 family protein: MAGPSRRTLARRLESIADFSEPAVDLEQYLTPAELAAHICHLAGLQDDLERRVIDLGTGTGMLAIAASLAGANRVSGIDVDPGALELARRNERTVLDDRRDGSDRALEWLRGDVTRHPFSTTDATVLSNPPFGAQRGNRHADRDFLETASKIAAVSYTIHNEGSQEFVEAFAADEGGDVTHAFRAEFPIAKRFEFHTEARETLEAEVFRIEWE; encoded by the coding sequence ATGGCCGGTCCCTCGCGGCGTACGCTCGCCCGCCGACTCGAGTCGATCGCGGACTTTTCGGAGCCCGCCGTCGACCTCGAACAGTATCTGACACCCGCGGAGCTGGCAGCACACATTTGCCATCTGGCCGGCTTACAGGATGATCTCGAACGGCGAGTCATCGATCTTGGAACCGGTACCGGAATGCTCGCGATCGCGGCGTCGCTCGCCGGTGCCAATCGGGTTTCGGGGATCGACGTGGATCCGGGCGCGCTCGAACTGGCTCGCCGGAACGAACGAACAGTTCTGGACGATCGCAGAGACGGAAGCGACCGCGCTCTCGAGTGGCTCCGCGGGGACGTCACTCGGCATCCGTTTTCGACGACTGATGCGACAGTCCTCTCGAACCCCCCGTTCGGCGCTCAACGCGGGAATCGGCATGCAGATCGGGACTTCCTCGAGACGGCCAGCAAAATCGCTGCCGTCTCCTATACGATTCACAACGAGGGCAGTCAGGAGTTCGTCGAGGCCTTCGCCGCAGACGAGGGCGGCGACGTGACCCACGCGTTCCGGGCCGAATTTCCCATCGCGAAGCGATTCGAGTTTCACACCGAAGCCCGGGAGACGCTCGAGGCCGAGGTCTTCCGAATCGAGTGGGAGTAA
- a CDS encoding rhomboid family intramembrane serine protease, with protein MLSLTALLTVLVAAVLVGSIAVVRRVHRPTRRWRDVLQSRFVYGVPWGSLIVIAFVVCVYLFVQDGITNVDDPVTIPYRTWSYFYPLGMATAAFSHAGPSHLIGNLAGTVVVAPLAEFIWGHYPAESDPTRANAWHTDPRVRAFAVFPLVVIGIGLVTSLFALGPVIGFSGVVFAFAGFTITHYPIVTIVGTLGVQSVVLRLFYALRHPISVYTAQPSPPSAPSWAGIAIQGHALGLFLGFVLGIALLERRGERPNPLRLWLAVLLFGFSKRLWAIYWFGGENTYVLYQGLGVAVVSVLALVVTLSMTASERPLVPRRLEGLFTQSARPTPRSDGSGRPSIDRVLELADASYRDGAVTARIDRVREIAAGTRTRARDSSSLLDLSRKQTAFLAVICILAVLAGIAIPTNFLVVDETTASSDSAVQIEDYTIEYVEDVQNGLVSGIGIDALESDEGLESSGVIVSSDEREIWIEAVSAQRLAFTGEETVSVGGPGWRETAHVERIGWEPVGNDTVYQVWLGEDGETNELAYESNESRAEARIAGRNVTIGSDDGTFVLEVASTENDAVATTPIPDVNETTMAGGVTFDHENESIYAAVDGTRVAVASEETYDTVG; from the coding sequence ATGCTCTCGCTTACGGCCCTACTGACGGTCCTCGTCGCCGCGGTGCTGGTGGGGTCGATCGCGGTCGTTCGACGGGTCCATCGGCCGACTCGGCGCTGGCGTGATGTGCTCCAGTCACGATTCGTGTACGGCGTCCCATGGGGATCGCTCATCGTCATCGCGTTCGTGGTCTGCGTCTATCTCTTCGTTCAGGACGGGATCACGAACGTCGACGATCCGGTGACGATTCCCTACCGAACGTGGTCGTACTTCTACCCGCTCGGGATGGCCACGGCAGCGTTTTCCCATGCCGGTCCCAGTCACCTCATCGGAAACCTGGCTGGAACGGTCGTCGTTGCACCGCTCGCAGAATTCATCTGGGGGCATTACCCAGCCGAGAGCGACCCGACGCGGGCCAACGCTTGGCACACCGATCCTCGAGTGCGGGCGTTCGCGGTCTTTCCGCTGGTCGTCATCGGCATTGGACTAGTGACGAGCCTGTTCGCGCTCGGTCCCGTAATCGGCTTCTCCGGTGTCGTCTTCGCCTTCGCCGGCTTCACAATTACCCATTACCCGATCGTCACGATCGTCGGCACCCTCGGCGTCCAGAGCGTGGTCTTGCGACTCTTTTACGCGCTCCGGCATCCGATCAGCGTCTACACCGCCCAGCCAAGCCCGCCTTCTGCCCCGTCGTGGGCCGGCATCGCCATTCAGGGCCACGCGCTGGGCCTCTTTCTCGGCTTCGTCCTCGGCATTGCGCTCCTCGAGCGCCGGGGGGAGCGCCCGAATCCGCTGCGACTCTGGCTCGCAGTCCTCCTGTTCGGGTTTTCGAAGCGACTGTGGGCGATCTACTGGTTCGGCGGCGAGAACACGTACGTCCTCTATCAGGGACTGGGCGTCGCCGTCGTGTCGGTACTCGCACTGGTGGTCACGCTCTCGATGACCGCGTCGGAGCGGCCGCTCGTCCCCCGACGACTCGAGGGGCTGTTCACTCAGTCAGCGCGGCCGACACCCCGGTCGGACGGTAGCGGTCGGCCGTCGATCGATCGGGTGCTCGAGCTGGCCGATGCCAGTTATCGAGACGGAGCCGTCACCGCACGCATCGACCGCGTCCGCGAGATCGCCGCAGGCACCCGAACGCGAGCCCGCGACTCGAGTTCGCTGCTCGATCTCAGCCGCAAACAGACCGCCTTTCTGGCGGTTATCTGCATCCTCGCGGTCCTCGCCGGCATCGCCATCCCCACCAATTTCCTCGTTGTCGACGAGACCACCGCGTCCTCGGATTCGGCCGTCCAGATCGAGGACTACACGATCGAGTACGTCGAAGACGTCCAGAACGGGCTCGTCAGCGGCATCGGCATCGATGCCCTCGAGAGCGACGAGGGCCTCGAGTCGAGCGGGGTGATTGTCTCGAGTGACGAGCGGGAGATCTGGATCGAGGCGGTCAGCGCACAACGCCTCGCCTTTACCGGCGAGGAGACGGTCTCCGTTGGAGGTCCCGGCTGGCGCGAGACGGCCCACGTTGAACGCATCGGCTGGGAACCAGTCGGCAACGACACCGTCTATCAGGTCTGGCTGGGTGAAGACGGCGAGACAAACGAGCTCGCATACGAATCGAACGAGTCACGGGCCGAGGCGCGGATCGCCGGCCGGAACGTGACGATCGGCTCCGACGACGGGACGTTCGTGCTCGAGGTAGCCTCAACCGAGAACGACGCCGTCGCGACGACGCCGATTCCTGACGTAAACGAAACGACGATGGCGGGCGGGGTCACCTTCGACCACGAGAACGAGTCGATCTATGCGGCCGTCGATGGGACGCGGGTCGCGGTCGCGAGCGAGGAAACGTACGATACGGTCGGCTAA
- a CDS encoding DNA-directed RNA polymerase subunit L yields MELRVTESTEDELSIEIAGEDHTFMNVLKGALLEHDDVSAATYDVNPEQSGGQTEPILTVKTEGGADPLECLEDGAVTVREKAMSFRDAFETAA; encoded by the coding sequence ATGGAACTGCGGGTCACCGAGAGCACCGAGGATGAACTCTCGATCGAAATCGCCGGCGAGGACCACACCTTCATGAACGTGCTTAAGGGCGCATTGCTCGAGCACGATGACGTGAGCGCAGCGACCTACGACGTCAACCCCGAACAGTCGGGTGGGCAGACCGAGCCCATCCTGACCGTCAAGACCGAGGGCGGCGCTGACCCCCTCGAATGCCTCGAGGACGGGGCCGTGACCGTCCGCGAGAAGGCAATGTCGTTCCGAGACGCGTTCGAAACGGCCGCCTGA
- the hisF gene encoding imidazole glycerol phosphate synthase subunit HisF, with protein MVLTKRVIPCIDVDLDEDGNPAVYTGVNFEDLKYTGDPVEMAKAYNEAGADEFVFLDITASAEGRETMLDVVERVADEVFIPLTVGGGIRTTEDIKETLRAGADKVSITTGALERPELINEGARAFGSQCIVISVDARRRFDEQGEHYVEVDGESCWFECTKKGGREGTGIDVLEWAAEAESRGAGELFVNSIDKDGTKDGYDLALTEAVCDTVDTPVIASSGCGGPEDMYDVFTEAGADAGLAASIFHFDEYSIEETKAYLDEHDVPVRL; from the coding sequence ATGGTACTGACCAAGCGAGTCATCCCGTGTATCGACGTAGATCTCGACGAGGATGGGAACCCGGCGGTCTACACCGGCGTCAACTTCGAGGACCTGAAGTACACCGGCGATCCGGTCGAGATGGCCAAGGCCTACAACGAGGCCGGCGCAGACGAGTTCGTCTTCCTCGACATCACCGCCTCCGCAGAAGGCCGCGAGACGATGCTTGACGTCGTCGAGCGCGTCGCAGACGAGGTCTTCATTCCCCTCACCGTGGGCGGCGGCATCCGCACCACCGAAGACATCAAGGAGACGCTGCGGGCCGGCGCGGACAAGGTCTCGATCACCACGGGCGCGCTCGAGCGACCCGAACTGATCAACGAGGGCGCGCGTGCGTTCGGCAGCCAGTGTATCGTCATCAGCGTCGACGCCAGACGGCGCTTCGACGAACAGGGCGAACACTACGTCGAGGTCGACGGCGAGTCCTGCTGGTTCGAGTGCACCAAAAAGGGCGGCCGCGAAGGGACCGGGATCGACGTCCTCGAGTGGGCGGCAGAGGCCGAGTCTCGCGGTGCAGGCGAACTCTTCGTCAACTCGATCGACAAGGACGGAACGAAAGACGGCTACGACCTGGCGCTGACGGAGGCGGTCTGTGACACGGTTGATACGCCCGTTATCGCCTCCTCGGGCTGTGGCGGCCCCGAGGATATGTACGACGTATTCACCGAAGCGGGTGCCGACGCCGGCCTCGCGGCCTCGATCTTCCACTTCGACGAGTACTCGATCGAGGAGACGAAGGCCTACCTCGACGAGCACGACGTTCCCGTTCGTCTCTGA
- a CDS encoding ribbon-helix-helix domain-containing protein, with the protein MPKVEITIPEHLEMQIAQMVERGEFVNREEAIEDLLSTGIKAYKTSGPSDEEEGTGTGSTGFEDDGMMGHDDEYVF; encoded by the coding sequence ATGCCGAAAGTAGAGATCACCATACCGGAGCACCTCGAGATGCAGATCGCCCAGATGGTCGAACGCGGCGAGTTCGTCAACCGCGAGGAGGCGATCGAGGACCTCCTTTCGACGGGCATCAAGGCCTACAAGACCAGTGGACCCTCGGACGAAGAGGAGGGAACAGGTACCGGCAGCACCGGCTTCGAAGACGACGGCATGATGGGCCACGACGACGAGTACGTCTTCTAG
- a CDS encoding sulfite oxidase-like oxidoreductase, translated as MNTTDVTDLYQEFGDERLPPGQRETSAFPVLSKSGTPDWDPETWEFTVTGAVDEELSFSWDEFQELPTVTQQQDFHCVTGWSKFDCEFTGVPFPELAERAGVHDDAVHVMFSALDDYTTDLPLEDCMREEVLFTWEFDGEPLPEDHGGPLRVVTPHRYAYKGAKWVDGVEFLTEPQRGYWERRGYSQTADPWQEERYS; from the coding sequence ATGAATACGACGGACGTTACGGACCTCTATCAGGAGTTTGGCGACGAGCGACTGCCGCCGGGACAGCGCGAGACGTCCGCGTTTCCCGTCCTCTCGAAGAGCGGGACGCCCGACTGGGACCCCGAGACCTGGGAGTTTACCGTGACCGGCGCGGTCGACGAGGAACTATCCTTTTCGTGGGACGAGTTCCAGGAGCTGCCGACCGTTACCCAACAACAGGACTTTCACTGCGTGACCGGCTGGAGTAAGTTCGACTGCGAGTTTACGGGCGTTCCGTTCCCTGAACTCGCCGAGCGAGCCGGCGTTCACGACGACGCCGTCCACGTCATGTTCTCCGCGCTCGACGATTACACGACAGATCTACCCCTCGAGGACTGCATGCGCGAGGAAGTCCTCTTCACCTGGGAATTTGACGGTGAACCGCTCCCCGAGGACCACGGCGGTCCGCTTCGCGTCGTCACACCACACAGGTACGCCTACAAGGGCGCGAAGTGGGTCGACGGCGTCGAGTTCCTCACCGAACCCCAGCGGGGCTACTGGGAGCGGCGGGGCTACTCGCAGACGGCGGACCCGTGGCAGGAGGAGCGGTACAGTTAA
- a CDS encoding isochorismate synthase: protein MDRSSGDGRLTGEMGSVDNAVDLVSRSRELEGVSFSAILDGSAESRVQWATPGGLELVGRGVAARFTAGGIDRFDRIRTQASRAFDGLEHEGPDAARPRAFGGVSFHDGHEPDPPWTGFDAASFVVPQVLVTRTDDGTWLTAVGNRSDEADDLLERWHDRLTALPAMRPSGSTPGVAATRRTTSPAQWTSQVEIALERIADGRLTKVVLAQALSVELEGPVDVPATLERLRRQYPNCYRFLVGHEIGGIFFGAPPERLVSKRGQRVETEALAGSVPRGETPAEDEEYVERMRADEKFQREHGLVVDAIREQLAPLTRDLTVCEQTIRRLATIQHLQTPIEATLSGDSHVLEIVEALHPTPAVGGVPPDVAWETIRDTETFERGWYAAPVGWFDGDGDGEFAVAIRSGIAADGTVTLFAGNGIVADSDPEEEWDEVQLKYRPILDELR, encoded by the coding sequence ATGGATCGATCGTCGGGCGATGGACGACTGACGGGTGAGATGGGTTCGGTGGACAACGCCGTCGATCTCGTCAGTCGGAGTCGCGAACTCGAAGGTGTTTCTTTCAGTGCGATTCTCGATGGCAGCGCCGAGTCACGCGTCCAGTGGGCCACGCCCGGCGGTCTCGAACTCGTCGGTCGAGGTGTCGCCGCTCGCTTCACCGCCGGCGGCATCGACCGATTCGATCGCATTCGAACGCAGGCGAGTCGCGCCTTCGACGGCCTCGAACACGAGGGGCCCGACGCGGCCCGGCCGCGAGCCTTTGGCGGCGTCTCGTTTCACGACGGTCACGAACCGGACCCGCCCTGGACCGGCTTCGACGCGGCGTCCTTCGTCGTCCCGCAGGTGCTCGTCACTCGGACCGACGACGGGACGTGGCTGACGGCCGTCGGCAATCGGAGTGACGAAGCCGACGACCTCCTCGAGCGATGGCACGACCGCCTGACGGCGCTACCGGCGATGCGACCGAGCGGTTCGACGCCCGGCGTCGCCGCAACACGGCGGACGACCTCGCCAGCCCAGTGGACCAGCCAGGTCGAGATCGCGCTCGAGCGGATCGCCGACGGCCGATTGACGAAAGTCGTCCTCGCGCAGGCCCTCTCAGTCGAACTCGAGGGGCCGGTCGACGTGCCCGCGACCCTCGAGCGGCTGCGCCGCCAGTATCCGAACTGTTACCGATTTCTGGTCGGTCACGAGATCGGTGGCATCTTCTTCGGCGCGCCGCCCGAGCGACTGGTCTCGAAACGCGGCCAGCGCGTCGAGACGGAAGCCCTCGCCGGGTCGGTGCCCCGCGGCGAGACGCCGGCAGAAGACGAGGAGTACGTCGAGCGGATGCGAGCGGACGAGAAGTTCCAGCGCGAACACGGGCTCGTCGTGGACGCGATCCGGGAGCAACTCGCCCCGCTCACGCGCGATCTCACCGTGTGCGAACAGACGATCCGCCGATTGGCGACGATTCAGCACCTCCAGACCCCGATCGAGGCGACGCTTTCGGGTGATAGCCACGTTCTCGAGATCGTCGAGGCGTTGCATCCGACGCCCGCGGTCGGCGGCGTCCCGCCCGACGTGGCCTGGGAGACGATCCGGGACACGGAGACGTTCGAACGGGGCTGGTACGCCGCGCCGGTGGGCTGGTTCGACGGCGATGGCGACGGCGAGTTCGCGGTCGCTATTCGCTCCGGCATCGCGGCCGACGGAACGGTGACGCTCTTCGCCGGGAACGGCATCGTCGCCGACAGCGATCCCGAGGAAGAGTGGGACGAAGTACAGCTGAAGTACCGACCGATCCTCGATGAACTACGGTAG
- the menD gene encoding 2-succinyl-5-enolpyruvyl-6-hydroxy-3-cyclohexene-1-carboxylic-acid synthase, with amino-acid sequence MSAPNRATLWGRVLADELATGGLEAVCIAPGSRSTPLTVAFAEHPEIDVYSHLDERSAAYFALGRARRTGEPTALVCTSGTAAANFHPAVMEADRARVPLLVLTADRPPELRDSGANQTVDQVKLYGDAVRWDAELPEPEADERKVRSLRTTAARALSETTGVEPGPVHLNCPFRKPLEPIEVPGDVPDSFAETTAGRGRDGPFVDTTDGTRALADNDHRRLLRALAAADRPLIVAGPADPATLATLEPAAVTELADRLGAPILADPLSGLRFGPHVGEESESDDGNEGPRTIYGGYDTYVAELPAPDVVLRFGASPTSKPLRHWLRDADARQFLVDPAGSWREATFTATDLLAAEPDAVVDGLLEAFETIESETETEETGTDNAWRTRFDAAERRHWSIRNEALTADTLESDPFEGAILASVVSNAPDPATVFVSNSMPIRDADRFARPRAADLTVLANRGASGIDGIASTALGAGSATDEPLVLVTGDLAFYHDSNGLLAIDRCDVDATIVLLDNDGGGIFHELPIEEFDPPFTDQFKTPHGVAFDALADAHGLEFERVAPAAFADAYRQSLERTGTQVLSVEFDSEASHRRREVLEERVEKAVRTGIESD; translated from the coding sequence ATGTCCGCACCGAACCGCGCGACCCTATGGGGTCGCGTTCTCGCCGACGAACTCGCAACGGGCGGCCTCGAGGCCGTCTGTATCGCCCCCGGGAGCCGCTCGACGCCGTTAACGGTCGCGTTCGCCGAGCACCCCGAGATCGACGTCTACTCGCATTTAGACGAGCGCTCGGCGGCCTATTTCGCGCTCGGTCGCGCCCGCCGGACCGGCGAGCCGACGGCGCTGGTCTGTACCTCCGGCACGGCAGCGGCGAACTTTCACCCTGCCGTGATGGAGGCCGACCGGGCCCGCGTCCCGCTGCTCGTCCTCACGGCCGATCGGCCGCCCGAACTCCGGGATAGCGGCGCGAACCAGACCGTCGACCAGGTCAAACTCTACGGCGATGCGGTCCGGTGGGATGCCGAACTCCCGGAGCCGGAAGCCGACGAACGGAAAGTGCGGAGCCTCCGGACGACCGCCGCGCGGGCGCTCTCGGAAACGACCGGCGTCGAACCCGGTCCCGTTCACCTCAACTGTCCGTTCCGCAAGCCCCTCGAGCCGATCGAGGTGCCGGGCGACGTACCCGACTCGTTCGCCGAGACGACGGCCGGACGGGGGCGGGACGGCCCCTTCGTCGACACCACCGACGGAACGCGGGCGCTCGCCGACAACGACCACCGACGGCTGCTGCGAGCGCTCGCGGCCGCCGACCGACCGTTGATCGTCGCGGGCCCTGCTGATCCAGCGACGCTCGCGACTCTCGAACCCGCGGCCGTCACCGAACTCGCGGACCGGCTCGGTGCACCGATCCTCGCGGACCCACTTTCGGGACTGCGCTTTGGCCCCCACGTCGGCGAGGAGAGCGAAAGCGACGACGGAAATGAGGGACCACGGACGATCTACGGCGGCTACGATACCTATGTTGCCGAATTACCAGCCCCGGACGTCGTGCTCCGGTTCGGGGCCTCTCCGACATCGAAACCGCTCCGCCACTGGCTGCGGGACGCCGACGCCCGGCAGTTCCTCGTCGATCCTGCAGGATCCTGGCGCGAGGCGACCTTTACTGCGACGGACCTGCTGGCGGCCGAGCCCGATGCCGTCGTCGACGGACTGCTCGAGGCGTTCGAAACCATCGAGAGCGAGACCGAGACCGAGGAAACTGGGACCGACAACGCATGGCGCACCCGGTTCGATGCGGCCGAACGCCGCCACTGGTCGATCCGCAACGAAGCATTGACCGCGGACACACTCGAGTCTGACCCCTTCGAGGGGGCGATCCTCGCGTCGGTGGTGTCGAACGCGCCGGATCCGGCGACGGTGTTCGTCTCTAACAGTATGCCGATTCGGGACGCCGACCGGTTCGCTCGGCCGCGAGCGGCCGACCTGACGGTGCTTGCGAATCGCGGCGCGAGCGGAATCGACGGGATTGCCAGCACGGCGCTCGGGGCCGGCAGCGCGACCGACGAACCGCTGGTTCTCGTGACCGGCGACCTCGCCTTTTACCACGATTCGAACGGTCTGCTCGCGATCGATAGATGTGACGTCGACGCCACGATCGTCCTCCTAGACAACGACGGCGGCGGTATCTTCCACGAACTCCCGATCGAAGAGTTCGATCCACCTTTTACGGACCAGTTCAAGACGCCCCACGGCGTCGCGTTCGACGCGCTCGCCGATGCACACGGCCTCGAGTTCGAGCGCGTCGCGCCCGCGGCGTTCGCGGACGCCTACCGACAGTCACTCGAGCGTACGGGAACGCAGGTGCTCTCCGTCGAATTCGATTCGGAAGCGAGTCACCGACGGCGCGAGGTCCTCGAGGAGCGTGTCGAGAAGGCAGTCAGAACAGGGATCGAATCCGACTAG
- a CDS encoding J domain-containing protein — MGETYYDVLEVDPDATQDEIESAYRERVLETHPDHSDDPDATEKFQRVMTAKSVLTDGTERARYDRLSHEAYVGLGDGTTTNDPSAASDESARSAAASSRTGTRQASTGRETGAEGKTATSSGTATETGTAGSDTAGGRTTANGRRTSERTGNRDSAQTGSRHARQRSKRRRQRAKQRAANGGPFDADESGSSTTETATASGTATDTGDPEGAGYSVHDWDDEVDLEWEGPTIDQTAVISLGTVALLYPLFVAASLTPMFSLPINAIIVVCTLALIGYLLTMPRIAAVTFGVWSVLFPVGIVRFAPVEFLSLFGLLALAFAWVPFGYAVALWWVLRP; from the coding sequence ATGGGGGAGACGTACTACGATGTCCTTGAGGTCGATCCGGATGCGACACAGGACGAAATCGAGTCGGCCTATCGCGAGCGCGTCCTCGAGACGCATCCGGACCACTCCGACGACCCCGACGCGACCGAGAAGTTCCAGCGGGTGATGACCGCGAAATCGGTACTCACGGACGGGACGGAACGCGCACGGTACGACCGACTCAGCCACGAGGCGTACGTCGGACTCGGCGACGGAACGACCACCAACGACCCGAGTGCTGCGAGCGACGAGTCCGCGCGGTCGGCCGCGGCGTCGAGCCGAACGGGTACTCGACAGGCGTCGACCGGCCGCGAGACGGGAGCCGAGGGGAAAACGGCCACCAGCTCGGGGACGGCGACCGAGACGGGAACAGCCGGGTCCGACACGGCCGGCGGACGGACGACCGCAAACGGCCGACGGACGAGCGAACGAACCGGGAACAGAGACTCCGCTCAGACGGGGAGCCGTCACGCACGGCAACGGTCCAAACGTCGCCGACAACGAGCAAAACAGCGAGCGGCGAACGGCGGTCCGTTCGACGCGGACGAGTCCGGGAGTTCGACCACCGAAACGGCAACGGCGTCGGGGACCGCGACTGACACTGGGGACCCCGAGGGAGCCGGGTACTCCGTCCACGACTGGGACGATGAGGTCGACCTCGAGTGGGAGGGGCCGACGATCGATCAGACCGCGGTAATTTCGCTCGGTACCGTTGCTCTCCTGTATCCGCTCTTCGTCGCCGCGAGCCTGACGCCGATGTTTTCGCTGCCGATCAACGCGATCATCGTCGTCTGTACGCTCGCACTGATCGGCTACCTGTTAACGATGCCGCGGATCGCGGCCGTGACGTTCGGCGTCTGGAGCGTGCTCTTTCCCGTGGGCATCGTTCGGTTCGCACCGGTCGAGTTTCTCTCCCTGTTCGGCCTGCTGGCGCTGGCCTTCGCCTGGGTTCCGTTCGGGTACGCGGTCGCGCTCTGGTGGGTCTTGCGGCCCTGA